Proteins found in one Chloroflexota bacterium genomic segment:
- a CDS encoding SDR family oxidoreductase has product MLEISGAVAVITGGGSGIGETVAKHWVKNGGKVVLADMAIEQLRRVEKDIGEMGGEVAVTACDVTREEDNHALARLAVEKFGAINLIVPCAGIIKDGLMLAIDRETGKVEGKMSREQFQAVLDVNLTGAFLTVRECAEQMINLSCRGLICLISSTGSLGTAGQLNYSSSKAAMSVMPRVLTAEFFRRDIAGRVRCVAVAPGYVATSMVKGMNQKALDRILEQVPIGRLVEPEEVASLIGELYRNEACAGEVFYIHGGLHLGSRG; this is encoded by the coding sequence ATGCTGGAGATTTCAGGGGCGGTTGCTGTGATCACCGGAGGGGGTAGTGGTATTGGTGAGACTGTGGCCAAGCACTGGGTCAAGAATGGAGGCAAGGTTGTCCTAGCTGACATGGCCATAGAACAGCTTCGACGCGTAGAAAAGGACATAGGCGAAATGGGGGGGGAAGTAGCAGTTACAGCCTGTGACGTGACCAGAGAAGAGGACAACCATGCCCTCGCCCGTCTCGCCGTGGAGAAATTCGGGGCCATCAACCTCATCGTTCCTTGCGCCGGCATTATCAAAGATGGCCTCATGCTTGCCATTGACAGGGAGACCGGCAAGGTGGAAGGGAAGATGTCTCGGGAACAGTTCCAGGCAGTGCTGGATGTTAACCTCACAGGGGCTTTCCTGACGGTGAGGGAGTGTGCCGAACAGATGATTAACCTCAGCTGCAGGGGACTAATATGTCTGATTTCTTCGACCGGTTCTTTGGGAACGGCTGGCCAGCTCAACTATTCATCAAGTAAAGCAGCCATGTCAGTGATGCCCAGAGTACTCACAGCCGAGTTTTTCAGAAGAGATATTGCCGGTAGAGTCCGGTGTGTGGCAGTAGCGCCGGGCTATGTCGCCACATCCATGGTGAAAGGCATGAACCAGAAGGCCCTGGATAGAATTCTGGAGCAGGTGCCCATCGGGCGCCTGGTAGAGCCTGAAGAGGTGGCTTCTCTGATAGGCGAGCTCTACCGCAACGAGGCCTGCGCCGGGGAAGTGTTTTATATTCATGGAGGACTACATCTGGGCTCGAGAGGCTAA
- a CDS encoding SDR family NAD(P)-dependent oxidoreductase, with the protein MLQVSGAVAVITGGSGGIGESLARCWVKNGGKVVLAARNLEKLRRVEEEVAEMGGEVVVTACDVTREEDNHALARLAVEKFGAINLIVPAAGIINDSFLVSIDQDTGKAAEKMSLEQFQSVLDVNLTGVFLTVRACVVQMINLGCRGLICLISSTGSLGTAGQLNYSSSKAAMSVMPDVLTAEFFRRNIADRIRCVAVAPGYVATPMVKAVVQKVLDRILEQVPIKRLIEPDEVATLIIDLYRNEACAGEVFYIHGGLRLGSRG; encoded by the coding sequence ATGCTGCAAGTTTCAGGGGCGGTTGCTGTCATTACGGGAGGGTCTGGTGGTATCGGTGAAAGTCTGGCTAGATGCTGGGTCAAGAATGGAGGCAAAGTTGTCTTGGCTGCGAGGAACCTTGAAAAGCTTCGTCGAGTGGAAGAAGAGGTAGCGGAAATGGGAGGAGAAGTGGTGGTCACAGCCTGTGATGTGACCAGAGAAGAGGACAACCATGCCCTCGCCCGTCTCGCCGTGGAGAAATTCGGGGCCATCAATCTCATCGTTCCTGCCGCTGGTATTATCAACGATAGCTTCCTGGTTTCTATTGACCAGGATACAGGCAAGGCGGCAGAGAAGATGTCGCTGGAACAGTTCCAGTCAGTGCTGGATGTCAACCTCACTGGTGTTTTCCTGACTGTGAGGGCGTGTGTCGTACAAATGATTAACCTCGGCTGCAGGGGACTAATATGTCTGATTTCTTCGACCGGTTCTTTGGGAACGGCTGGCCAGCTCAACTATTCATCAAGTAAAGCAGCCATGTCAGTGATGCCCGATGTACTTACAGCCGAGTTTTTCAGAAGAAATATTGCCGATAGAATTCGGTGTGTGGCGGTAGCGCCGGGCTATGTCGCCACACCCATGGTGAAGGCGGTCGTTCAGAAGGTTCTCGATAGAATTCTAGAGCAAGTGCCTATCAAGCGCCTGATAGAGCCCGACGAGGTGGCTACTCTGATAATTGACCTTTACCGCAACGAGGCCTGCGCCGGGGAAGTGTTTTATATTCATGGAGGATTACGCCTAGGCTCGAGAGGTTAG
- a CDS encoding protein phosphatase 2C domain-containing protein, with translation MHVFLSAFWLPKAGNSKNEYEDAFYPEKGGERRGNMLRFAVADGASEALLSGEWARILVRAFCREAETDSCFLGRSTRSWDKWKGTYLSVRQRQGRPIQWFEEPGLQAGAFSTLLGLVLMDSEEESHGRWTAVAVGDSCVFQVRGEALIGKFPMDHSTQFDIQPFLLSSGPAGNRRFPEVLRRSQGDWHRDDRFYLMTDALACWFLRTYEAGDNPWAIPRDLDTRDAPLSFTEWMGELRGKKQLRNDDITLIRIDIM, from the coding sequence GTGCACGTCTTTCTCTCGGCATTCTGGCTGCCAAAGGCAGGCAATTCAAAGAACGAGTACGAGGATGCGTTCTACCCTGAGAAGGGTGGGGAACGACGTGGGAATATGCTGCGCTTCGCGGTGGCTGATGGCGCGAGCGAAGCACTACTGAGTGGGGAATGGGCTCGTATTCTTGTCCGGGCGTTTTGCAGAGAAGCCGAAACAGACTCCTGTTTCTTGGGACGGTCCACCCGCAGCTGGGACAAGTGGAAAGGAACCTATCTCAGTGTTAGACAGAGGCAGGGGAGACCGATTCAATGGTTCGAGGAGCCCGGACTGCAAGCTGGCGCCTTCTCCACACTCCTTGGCCTCGTGCTGATGGATTCCGAAGAGGAATCGCACGGACGATGGACAGCAGTCGCCGTTGGGGACTCCTGCGTGTTCCAAGTTCGAGGTGAAGCCCTCATAGGGAAATTCCCGATGGATCATTCCACTCAGTTCGACATCCAGCCCTTTCTTCTATCCAGCGGTCCCGCCGGGAACCGTCGATTCCCCGAAGTCCTGAGAAGAAGCCAAGGGGATTGGCACCGAGATGACAGATTTTACCTAATGACTGACGCTCTGGCTTGCTGGTTTCTGAGGACATATGAGGCAGGGGACAATCCCTGGGCAATTCCGCGGGATCTCGACACTCGCGACGCGCCGCTATCTTTCACAGAATGGATGGGGGAGCTGCGGGGAAAGAAACAGCTGCGCAATGACGATATTACCCTGATTCGTATTGACATCATGTAG
- a CDS encoding VWA domain-containing protein, whose amino-acid sequence MSYTAEISRANPSCFLFLVDQSGSMADPFGVGESGKRKADGVAVVINHLLQNLVIKCAKAEGVRDYYWVGVIGYGARIGPAFAGALSGKELVPVSEIASSPARVEERTKKVEDGAGGLVDQKVRFPVWFDAVANGATPMCQALTRAHSITEGWLNQHPDCFPPILLNITDGEATDGDPSIPAGSLRALSSTDGNALLFNLHISSQKAAPIEFPDAEEGLPDQHARLLFGMSSNLPEYMRTFAKQEGFRTSEDTRGFVFNADMVAVIRFLDIGTRARELR is encoded by the coding sequence ATGAGTTACACAGCTGAAATCAGCCGCGCGAATCCTTCGTGCTTCCTCTTTTTGGTCGACCAGTCTGGGTCAATGGCCGACCCATTCGGGGTCGGTGAGTCAGGTAAGCGGAAGGCGGATGGCGTCGCGGTCGTCATCAATCACCTTCTGCAGAACCTCGTCATCAAGTGTGCCAAAGCTGAAGGGGTCCGAGATTATTACTGGGTCGGAGTGATAGGCTACGGGGCACGCATCGGTCCTGCTTTTGCTGGCGCCTTATCTGGGAAAGAATTGGTCCCCGTAAGCGAGATAGCCAGTTCGCCAGCGCGGGTCGAGGAACGAACAAAGAAGGTTGAGGATGGAGCGGGTGGCCTCGTAGACCAGAAGGTGAGGTTCCCGGTATGGTTTGACGCCGTTGCCAATGGGGCCACTCCGATGTGCCAGGCACTAACGCGTGCGCATTCGATCACTGAAGGATGGCTGAATCAGCATCCAGACTGCTTCCCCCCTATACTCCTCAACATCACCGACGGCGAAGCGACCGACGGCGACCCTTCAATCCCTGCCGGGTCCTTGAGGGCGCTTTCCAGTACAGACGGCAATGCTCTGCTGTTCAACTTGCACATTTCGTCACAAAAGGCGGCTCCCATTGAGTTTCCGGACGCCGAGGAAGGACTACCAGACCAGCATGCTCGTCTGCTGTTTGGAATGTCGAGCAACTTGCCGGAATACATGCGCACCTTTGCGAAGCAGGAAGGGTTCCGAACCTCCGAGGACACGCGAGGTTTCGTTTTCAACGCCGATATGGTTGCAGTGATCAGATTCCTGGATATTGGGACGAGGGCCCGCGAACTGCGGTGA
- a CDS encoding mismatch-specific DNA-glycosylase, which translates to MDVLEDVLEPGLRVVFCGVAAGPRSACEGAYYAEPRNQFWDILHKIGLTPRRLKPHEFRALLGFGVGLTDLVKDKAGSDRSIRVSQSNIDVLRRKIDAVTPKALAFNGKRAAEAFFRHPAQYGKQPESVGLTAMWVLPSTSPAARRWWGNGAPWKELAATLGRRRTAGLAG; encoded by the coding sequence ATGGACGTGCTAGAAGATGTTCTTGAGCCGGGTCTGAGGGTGGTCTTCTGCGGCGTGGCCGCTGGGCCCAGATCGGCATGTGAAGGGGCATACTACGCAGAGCCTCGGAACCAGTTCTGGGACATTCTGCACAAGATTGGCCTCACTCCTCGCCGACTGAAGCCTCATGAGTTTCGCGCTCTTCTCGGATTTGGCGTTGGGCTCACAGACTTGGTGAAGGACAAGGCAGGGAGCGATCGCTCCATCCGCGTTTCGCAGTCTAACATAGATGTCTTACGCCGCAAGATAGACGCAGTCACCCCCAAGGCCCTGGCCTTCAACGGGAAACGAGCTGCGGAAGCGTTCTTTCGCCACCCGGCGCAGTACGGGAAACAGCCCGAATCTGTGGGGCTCACGGCCATGTGGGTGCTCCCTTCAACATCTCCGGCTGCTCGCAGGTGGTGGGGGAACGGGGCCCCTTGGAAGGAACTTGCTGCTACCCTGGGCAGGCGAAGGACTGCTGGACTGGCAGGCTGA
- a CDS encoding TIGR02391 family protein, with product MPALPEFGQPELESICGVLADTQAGLTGSEIGSLLAHLGIPDPMPAMTKRHRLFQALAELQEQTHSGNIVGAFVQEAMNPVRYTANRPVFESRRGALNTILAFCGYSLGEDGKLRQRAQPAHTLTEAEEAAGRLRSELARRGVHLGVLRFCQPELLQENYFHAVFEATKSVADRIREMAEVDGDGSELVDRAFGIGQQGLPLLAFNSLRTENERSEHSGLMQLMKGMFGVFRNVTAHAPKIRWPISEQDALDLLVIASYLHRRLDRCVRTSRPT from the coding sequence GTGCCTGCACTTCCTGAGTTTGGGCAGCCGGAACTTGAGAGTATCTGCGGTGTTCTCGCTGACACGCAGGCCGGGCTCACAGGTAGCGAGATAGGCAGCCTCTTGGCGCACTTGGGCATTCCTGACCCAATGCCTGCCATGACCAAGCGACACCGCCTTTTTCAGGCTCTAGCCGAGCTTCAAGAGCAGACTCACTCGGGCAACATCGTGGGCGCATTTGTACAGGAGGCAATGAATCCCGTGCGTTACACCGCCAACCGCCCCGTTTTCGAGTCGCGGCGCGGTGCCCTCAATACCATCCTCGCCTTCTGTGGCTACTCCTTGGGTGAAGACGGGAAATTACGCCAGCGTGCCCAACCAGCCCATACGCTGACGGAAGCCGAAGAAGCTGCCGGGCGCCTTCGCTCAGAGTTGGCCCGGCGAGGAGTACATCTTGGCGTGTTGCGCTTCTGCCAGCCGGAACTACTTCAGGAGAACTACTTTCACGCGGTTTTTGAGGCGACGAAGAGCGTGGCCGACAGAATAAGGGAGATGGCCGAGGTGGACGGAGACGGCTCCGAGCTGGTCGACCGTGCCTTTGGTATTGGGCAGCAAGGGCTGCCGCTTCTGGCATTCAACAGTCTTCGGACTGAGAACGAACGCAGCGAGCACAGCGGCCTGATGCAGCTGATGAAGGGCATGTTTGGAGTCTTTCGCAACGTCACGGCGCACGCCCCAAAGATTAGGTGGCCCATTTCAGAGCAAGACGCCTTGGATCTACTTGTTATTGCGTCGTATCTTCATCGCCGTCTCGACCGCTGCGTCAGGACTTCCCGTCCAACGTAG
- the phaC gene encoding class III poly(R)-hydroxyalkanoic acid synthase subunit PhaC, producing MEQLASELVATNRKLLKSMELLTSISNVDTGTTPRDLVYTEDRMRLFHYRPLVDKPCAVPLLINYALVNRPYMMDLQEDRSLVRRLLQHGQDIYMIDWGYPGPGDRYLNLEDYIRGYLNNAVNRIREQSRLDKLNLLGVCQGGTFSVIYAALYPEKVRNLVVMVAPIDFDTSDGLLHIWAKSLNIDNVVDTFGVVPGDFMNFGFLMLRPFSLMLDKYVGMLDNLDNKETAENFVRMEKWIFDSPGQAGETIRQFVNDLYKKNLLIKNQLKIGTRTVDLKRITMPLLNIFAEQDHLVPPSASKPLNDAVSSQDKSILSFRGGHIGIYVSAQSQKQLAPAIAEWLSTRSQLPEKPVSPGARKAGSPKKQAAKKQAE from the coding sequence ATGGAACAGCTTGCCAGTGAGCTTGTCGCTACCAATCGAAAGCTGCTGAAGAGCATGGAGTTGCTGACCAGCATCTCCAACGTGGATACAGGTACAACGCCCAGGGACTTGGTCTACACCGAGGACAGGATGAGGCTCTTCCACTACAGGCCCCTGGTGGACAAGCCTTGTGCGGTCCCCCTGCTCATCAACTACGCGCTGGTAAACCGTCCATATATGATGGACCTGCAGGAGGACAGGAGCCTGGTGAGGCGCCTTCTGCAACATGGGCAGGACATCTATATGATTGACTGGGGATACCCCGGGCCAGGTGACCGCTACCTTAACCTTGAAGACTACATCAGGGGATACCTTAACAACGCTGTAAATAGAATTAGGGAGCAGAGCAGGCTGGACAAGCTCAACCTGCTGGGTGTATGTCAGGGCGGGACCTTCTCTGTAATATATGCAGCCCTCTACCCCGAGAAGGTAAGGAATCTTGTCGTCATGGTCGCCCCCATAGACTTCGACACCAGTGATGGCCTGCTTCATATCTGGGCCAAATCCTTGAACATAGACAATGTGGTCGATACCTTTGGAGTCGTACCTGGGGATTTCATGAATTTCGGCTTTCTTATGCTTAGACCCTTCTCTCTGATGCTGGACAAATATGTCGGCATGTTGGACAATCTGGACAACAAGGAAACAGCGGAGAACTTTGTGCGCATGGAGAAATGGATATTCGACAGTCCCGGTCAAGCGGGAGAAACAATCAGGCAATTTGTAAACGACCTCTACAAGAAGAACCTGTTGATCAAGAACCAGCTCAAGATAGGGACTCGGACGGTGGACCTGAAGAGAATCACCATGCCTCTTCTTAACATATTTGCTGAGCAGGACCATCTTGTGCCTCCGTCAGCAAGCAAACCACTCAATGATGCAGTCTCCAGTCAGGACAAGTCTATTCTCTCCTTTCGCGGGGGTCATATCGGAATCTATGTGAGCGCTCAATCGCAGAAGCAACTGGCGCCAGCCATAGCAGAGTGGCTGTCGACAAGGTCACAACTGCCAGAGAAGCCTGTCTCCCCCGGCGCCAGGAAGGCCGGGTCTCCAAAGAAGCAGGCGGCAAAGAAGCAGGCAGAATGA
- a CDS encoding AAA family ATPase encodes MKIRRLEIAGFGKLCDLDLGLAPAVNLFFGENEAGKSTLQEAVLTLLYGFYQGDRATKAENERREIYRPWHAARYGGTLEYCLDDGTCFRIERDFGTDDVPTKVINLATGQNVTSEFGVGRHGNVPVARQQLGMSHPVFRSSAFISQGAIAELDTTGALGDTIVGLADTGKRDISAARAIQSLDSAVRQRVGTDRSRTTPFAVSKRRVSEYEEELRKYREAKEAVQNAAAEREELSGQLNECKRDLQRASFSVICREIENVEDRLRTIGQLDQRMDEAKAKRDGLSKYSDFPLGLHEQAIRGRQSLSDAAGRVSELRRALAEKETSLAQVGAISEHQKLSGTIGQLLDTEYRDLQDIRQELIRLAESIEEKRRLLEKLETRRARMKTWVLALAILIPPIGIPLLLWQRARSKRILEQEKKGVRQASDSLQTEQTLATTRLEALLKRYEVESLEELEKKRLRYFQLGSSLAELNSLNKQVGEGQSAVDAERERLLGIFQRAHIQERDFDKASAMFDEAYEGKTRYDHANDDFQAAEKGKSQVQGTESPHELAGRHRNLQQQKDALLATNPELAGLRLDKTLDSLRGECTNLGDRKASLEREIAIRDEKVKAGLSAHREGAEIEEDIARYQREVGRLLLLRRSLEAAITAIEDAAGELHRDFAPRLAEAVGAQVAALTGGRYSTVYVDPAEFNVAVKEPETGQIITADKLSFGTTEQMYFFLRIELARLMSNLHERVPLFLDDPFVNFDQPRLTRALDFLARLSKETQIFLLSKDPDIMRWFSGSLAGHSTCRAFIMAADGSVTAPGKRRLGHKEGT; translated from the coding sequence ATGAAGATCCGGCGGCTGGAGATAGCGGGGTTCGGCAAGTTGTGTGACCTGGACTTGGGGCTTGCTCCTGCTGTCAATCTCTTCTTTGGTGAGAATGAGGCTGGCAAGTCTACGCTGCAAGAGGCCGTCTTAACGTTGCTCTATGGCTTCTACCAAGGTGATCGGGCAACTAAGGCAGAAAATGAACGACGTGAGATATATCGCCCGTGGCACGCAGCACGCTATGGGGGAACCCTGGAGTATTGCCTGGATGACGGCACGTGCTTTCGTATCGAAAGGGACTTTGGGACTGACGACGTACCAACTAAGGTTATCAACCTCGCTACCGGGCAGAATGTCACAAGCGAATTTGGTGTCGGCCGCCACGGCAATGTTCCGGTTGCCAGGCAGCAGCTTGGAATGTCTCACCCCGTATTCCGATCCAGCGCTTTCATCAGCCAGGGCGCTATTGCAGAACTCGACACGACGGGTGCCCTCGGAGACACAATAGTAGGGCTTGCCGACACAGGCAAACGGGATATCTCGGCAGCACGAGCCATCCAAAGCCTGGACAGCGCCGTCAGGCAGAGGGTGGGTACCGATAGGAGCCGCACGACCCCATTCGCCGTATCCAAGAGGCGGGTGAGCGAGTACGAAGAGGAGTTGAGAAAGTACAGGGAGGCGAAAGAGGCTGTCCAGAACGCAGCCGCCGAGAGAGAAGAGCTTTCCGGGCAGCTCAACGAATGCAAACGAGACCTGCAAAGGGCTAGCTTCTCAGTCATATGCAGAGAGATCGAGAATGTTGAGGATCGCCTTCGAACGATTGGCCAGCTAGACCAGCGTATGGACGAAGCTAAAGCAAAACGGGACGGGCTCAGCAAGTATTCCGATTTTCCATTGGGTCTTCACGAACAGGCGATCAGGGGAAGACAGTCATTGAGCGATGCTGCTGGGCGTGTTTCCGAGCTGCGGAGGGCGCTAGCCGAGAAGGAAACCAGCTTAGCTCAGGTGGGGGCAATCAGCGAACACCAGAAGCTGAGTGGGACCATAGGACAACTGTTGGATACCGAATACCGTGACCTTCAGGATATCCGACAGGAACTGATTCGATTGGCTGAGAGTATTGAGGAAAAGCGACGCCTTCTTGAGAAGCTAGAGACCCGCCGCGCAAGAATGAAGACTTGGGTTCTTGCCCTCGCCATTTTGATTCCGCCTATCGGCATCCCGTTGTTGTTGTGGCAGCGAGCCAGGAGCAAGAGGATTCTCGAGCAGGAGAAGAAAGGCGTTCGGCAAGCTTCTGACAGCTTGCAGACTGAGCAGACTCTTGCCACTACTAGGCTGGAGGCATTGCTCAAGAGGTACGAAGTTGAAAGTCTGGAGGAGCTTGAAAAGAAGAGGCTTCGCTATTTTCAATTGGGCAGTTCTCTTGCGGAGCTAAATTCTCTCAATAAGCAAGTGGGCGAAGGCCAATCCGCGGTGGATGCAGAGCGCGAAAGACTGCTCGGCATCTTCCAGAGGGCACACATTCAAGAGAGAGACTTTGATAAGGCCTCAGCCATGTTTGACGAAGCGTACGAAGGAAAGACTCGCTATGACCATGCGAACGACGACTTCCAGGCAGCCGAAAAAGGAAAGAGCCAAGTGCAGGGAACGGAAAGCCCGCATGAGCTTGCAGGCAGGCACAGGAACTTGCAGCAACAAAAGGATGCTCTTCTGGCCACCAACCCTGAGTTGGCAGGGCTGCGTCTGGACAAGACCTTGGATTCGCTAAGGGGGGAATGCACCAATCTTGGCGATAGGAAGGCGAGTCTGGAACGCGAAATCGCGATAAGAGACGAGAAGGTCAAGGCGGGCTTGTCAGCACACCGAGAAGGTGCAGAGATAGAAGAAGACATCGCCAGATACCAGAGGGAAGTTGGAAGGCTTCTGCTACTTCGGCGATCTCTGGAAGCTGCAATAACAGCGATCGAGGATGCTGCTGGCGAACTTCACCGCGATTTTGCACCAAGACTGGCCGAGGCGGTCGGCGCGCAAGTGGCTGCTTTGACGGGCGGCCGCTATTCCACTGTGTATGTGGACCCGGCCGAGTTCAATGTCGCCGTAAAGGAGCCAGAGACAGGGCAGATAATAACCGCCGATAAACTCAGCTTTGGCACAACAGAACAGATGTATTTCTTCCTGAGGATAGAACTGGCTAGGCTGATGAGCAATCTACACGAAAGGGTGCCCCTATTCTTGGATGACCCCTTCGTGAACTTTGACCAGCCTCGGCTGACAAGAGCTTTGGATTTCCTCGCACGCCTCTCAAAGGAAACCCAGATATTCTTGCTTTCTAAGGACCCTGACATCATGAGGTGGTTCAGCGGCTCCCTAGCTGGGCATTCTACCTGCAGGGCGTTCATCATGGCGGCAGATGGTTCAGTCACCGCGCCCGGCAAGAGGCGGTTGGGCCACAAGGAAGGGACTTGA
- a CDS encoding metallophosphoesterase family protein — protein MAYRILHFADLHLDASFARTGMSPSVARQRRAELRDALKRILSTAVELRVDAITIAGDLYENDRVSPDTLNFLRQQFGTLGALPVVIAPGNHDPLLPGCPYRQAEWPPNVFIFPSPELSPHKLAPDITLWGAAHDSPSFRGRLLERFKVQGGGFNLLLLHASDTSCVQIGKEAHCPFTPDQMATTGVNLALLGHYHRASLLPEDKALYCYPGSPEPLGFDEEGPHYVLLTEIEDSGASVRLIQVNAVDYRRIEVDLTEALSIEDIKEEIRRMGGESQLGKSLVRVVLKGALHPDVELDLESILRDCHESFRFMDVDDITYPGYDIEAIKQESTVRGLFLRKMLKRLELCGTEEEKRIIERALLYGLQALGGREIAPV, from the coding sequence ATGGCATATCGGATATTGCATTTCGCCGATTTGCACTTGGATGCCTCCTTTGCCCGCACTGGCATGTCCCCGAGCGTGGCAAGGCAGCGCCGGGCAGAGTTGCGCGACGCCCTGAAGCGCATTCTCAGCACGGCAGTAGAACTGCGTGTCGACGCTATCACCATCGCGGGAGACCTCTACGAGAACGACAGGGTTAGCCCCGATACGTTGAACTTCCTCAGACAACAGTTTGGGACCCTTGGTGCCCTTCCGGTCGTCATCGCGCCAGGGAACCACGATCCACTGCTGCCGGGCTGTCCCTATCGGCAAGCGGAATGGCCTCCCAATGTGTTCATTTTCCCCTCTCCCGAATTGTCTCCGCACAAGCTGGCTCCTGACATTACTCTCTGGGGCGCAGCGCACGATTCGCCATCCTTTCGAGGGAGGTTGCTCGAACGCTTCAAGGTTCAAGGCGGAGGATTCAATCTCTTGCTCCTCCACGCGTCAGACACAAGCTGCGTGCAGATTGGCAAAGAAGCCCATTGCCCCTTCACGCCAGATCAGATGGCTACCACGGGTGTCAATCTTGCTCTCTTGGGGCATTACCACAGGGCGTCACTATTGCCGGAGGACAAGGCGCTCTACTGCTATCCTGGGAGTCCTGAACCGCTTGGGTTTGACGAGGAAGGCCCGCACTACGTGTTGCTCACAGAGATAGAAGACAGTGGGGCATCCGTCCGATTGATACAGGTCAATGCTGTTGACTATCGGAGGATAGAAGTCGACCTAACCGAAGCTCTCTCAATAGAAGATATTAAGGAAGAGATCCGAAGAATGGGAGGCGAGAGCCAGCTTGGGAAGTCCCTGGTGCGCGTCGTGCTCAAGGGCGCGCTGCATCCCGATGTCGAACTAGACTTGGAGTCGATCCTTCGCGACTGCCACGAGTCATTCCGATTCATGGATGTCGACGATATCACCTACCCTGGCTACGACATTGAGGCTATCAAGCAGGAATCCACAGTTAGAGGGCTCTTCTTGAGGAAGATGCTCAAGCGTTTGGAGCTGTGTGGCACGGAGGAAGAGAAGCGCATCATCGAGCGAGCGCTCCTGTACGGACTGCAAGCCTTGGGCGGAAGGGAAATAGCACCCGTATGA
- a CDS encoding helix-turn-helix transcriptional regulator — protein MKKNKSDRVGNRDGAPARSGAPPEFPRDFLTPWVLLVLRNWSMHGYQLMQTLTMFGLASFEPTTVYRTLRRLQKTGLIMSAWETGDSGPAKRVYSLTDAGEEFLRTWASALRQYQGLLVRFTEVYSQGQRLASKEDAHRAAPAKAEEAK, from the coding sequence ATGAAGAAGAATAAATCGGACAGGGTGGGGAACCGGGATGGTGCGCCAGCGCGTTCTGGGGCGCCCCCTGAGTTTCCCAGGGATTTCTTGACGCCCTGGGTATTGCTTGTTCTGCGCAACTGGAGCATGCATGGCTACCAGCTGATGCAAACCCTGACCATGTTTGGACTGGCTTCCTTTGAGCCGACGACCGTGTATCGCACGTTGCGTCGGCTGCAGAAAACCGGGCTGATCATGTCTGCCTGGGAAACGGGGGATTCCGGCCCAGCCAAGAGAGTCTATTCCCTTACAGATGCAGGGGAGGAGTTCCTGCGAACCTGGGCTTCTGCCCTGAGGCAGTACCAGGGGCTATTAGTTAGGTTCACTGAAGTCTATTCCCAGGGACAGCGACTCGCCAGCAAAGAAGACGCCCATAGGGCGGCCCCTGCGAAGGCGGAGGAGGCGAAATAG